From one Thalassobaculum sp. OXR-137 genomic stretch:
- a CDS encoding XRE family transcriptional regulator: MPEFENSSPGIDPEGIGGPSEQIGKQIRDLRKARGLTLTDLSSTVGCSVGHLSELERGGGRIRLDVLDRISRALDVSISYFFSAPDPTENPESEIVVRKAQRREINLRQSGVREELLSPHLTGQLEMVLTTFSPGAGTGEGGRQRKGDEGGLVLSGTLELKVDDRETILLKAGDSFQLTGNGRHWCHNPGPDDAVIVWSFSHGNF, encoded by the coding sequence ATGCCGGAATTTGAAAACTCTTCTCCTGGGATCGACCCGGAGGGCATCGGCGGGCCGAGCGAGCAGATCGGCAAGCAGATCCGCGACCTTCGCAAGGCGCGCGGGCTGACCCTGACCGACCTGTCCTCGACGGTCGGCTGTTCGGTCGGGCATCTGAGCGAGCTGGAACGGGGCGGGGGCCGGATCCGGCTGGACGTGCTCGACCGGATCTCCCGCGCCCTGGATGTCTCGATCAGCTACTTCTTCTCCGCCCCGGACCCGACGGAGAATCCGGAGAGCGAGATCGTCGTGCGCAAGGCGCAGCGCCGCGAGATCAACCTCCGCCAATCGGGCGTCCGCGAAGAGCTTCTGTCGCCGCACCTGACCGGCCAGTTGGAAATGGTGCTGACGACCTTCTCTCCCGGTGCCGGCACCGGCGAGGGCGGGCGCCAGCGCAAGGGCGACGAGGGCGGGCTGGTCCTGTCCGGCACCCTGGAACTCAAGGTCGACGACCGCGAGACCATCCTGCTCAAGGCCGGCGACAGCTTCCAGCTCACCGGCAACGGCCGCCACTGGTGCCACAACCCCGGCCCGGACGATGCGGTCATCGTCTGGTCGTTCAGCCACGGCAATTTCTGA